From Suncus etruscus isolate mSunEtr1 chromosome 6, mSunEtr1.pri.cur, whole genome shotgun sequence, one genomic window encodes:
- the EVA1B gene encoding protein eva-1 homolog B, with the protein MDAPRRDMELLSNSLAAFAHIRANPESFGLYFVLGVCFGLLLTLCLLVISISCAPRRRPRGPPPRRDPRSSTLEPDDDEDDDDEEEEDTVTRLGPDDTLRGPELSTEPDGPLVNVFTSAEELERAQRLEERERILREIWRTGQPDLLGSGTLGRMHYY; encoded by the exons ATGGACGCCCCCCGAAGGGACATGGAGTTGCTGAGCAACAGCCTGGCGGCCTTCGCGCACATCCGCG CGAACCCCGAGAGCTTCGGCCTCTACTTCGTGCTGGGCGTCTGCTTCGGCCTGCTGCTCACCCTGTGCCTGCTGGTCATCAGCATCTCCTGCGCGCCCCGCCGGCGGCCCCGGGGACCCCCACCGCGCCGGGATCCCCGCAGCAGCACCCTGGAGCCCGACGACGACGAGGACGACGacgacgaggaggaggaggacacgGTGACGCGACTGGGCCCCGACGACACCCTGCGGGGCCCCGAGCTGTCCACCGAGCCCGACGGGCCCCTGGTCAACGTGTTCACGTCGGCGGAGGAGCTGGAACGCGCGCAGCGGCTGGAGGAGCGCGAGCGGATCCTGCGGGAGATCTGGCGCACCGGGCAGCCCGACCTGCTGGGCTCGGGCACCCTGGGCCGCATGCACTATTACTGA